The Lewinellaceae bacterium genome has a segment encoding these proteins:
- a CDS encoding twin-arginine translocase TatA/TatE family subunit translates to MKSLLLFNFLGPEMLVVFFAILLLFGGKKIPELMRGLGKGIKEFNNARSAIESELKEGMRDADRKELEERREKEREELRLKEKKEA, encoded by the coding sequence ATGAAAAGTTTATTGTTGTTCAACTTCTTAGGACCTGAAATGCTTGTCGTCTTTTTCGCCATTTTGCTGTTGTTCGGGGGAAAGAAAATTCCTGAATTGATGCGTGGTCTCGGAAAAGGTATTAAAGAGTTTAATAATGCCCGGTCTGCTATTGAAAGCGAACTAAAGGAAGGCATGCGTGATGCGGATCGAAAAGAACTCGAAGAGAGAAGAGAAAAGGAAAGAGAAGAACTTAGGCTGAAAGAAAAAAAAGAAGCTTAA
- the moaC gene encoding cyclic pyranopterin monophosphate synthase MoaC, with protein MGSEKEFTHLDTSGNPNMVDVGEKTVTQRIARARSIVVLGDEIMDHLENDEIVTKKGPVFQTAIIAGIMASKKTSELIPLCHPLSLDKCHVEITVNKNREVVIDCTASIHSKTGVEMEALTGATVAALTIYDMCKAFSHDITIKETRLMAKSGGKRDFERS; from the coding sequence ATGGGATCAGAAAAAGAATTCACCCATCTTGATACAAGTGGCAACCCGAATATGGTTGACGTGGGAGAGAAAACAGTCACCCAAAGAATCGCCCGAGCCCGCAGTATCGTCGTGCTTGGAGATGAAATCATGGATCACCTGGAAAACGATGAGATCGTGACCAAAAAAGGCCCCGTTTTCCAAACCGCCATCATCGCCGGGATCATGGCTTCTAAAAAAACATCGGAACTCATCCCACTCTGCCATCCGCTGAGTCTTGACAAATGCCATGTAGAGATCACGGTCAATAAAAACAGGGAGGTGGTGATAGACTGTACCGCATCCATCCACTCTAAAACCGGGGTCGAGATGGAAGCCCTCACCGGAGCAACCGTCGCCGCGCTTACCATATATGATATGTGCAAGGCTTTTTCCCACGACATAACCATCAAGGAAACACGCCTGATGGCCAAAAGCGGCGGCAAAAGGGATTTTGAGAGATCGTAA